In a genomic window of Melanotaenia boesemani isolate fMelBoe1 chromosome 1, fMelBoe1.pri, whole genome shotgun sequence:
- the LOC121641208 gene encoding regulator of G-protein signaling 9-binding protein, which produces MGKEECKTMLDALNKVTACYRHLVIALGSTSDSQNLREELKKTRKKAQELAVANRTKLTSLLKDKTISTDDRAEYERLWVLFSSSMELLEVDMKRSLEIAQDFPLKVPTRHLIQTGMTGSTSTVAARAMSVQNMKYEADSNIDTADLKDLQTEITQVSQMMEEMEMKVQVAPWAVVAKQEAGAELKSNMSVGNSSVGVISICEEEPKDDEGGGTREGGFASVGAVIVFVVIIAVALVLGYLVVNM; this is translated from the coding sequence ATGGGGAAAGAGGAGTGCAAAACAATGCTGGACGCTTTGAACAAAGTCACAGCCTGTTACAGGCACCTTGTTATCGCCCTGGGAAGCACATCAGATTCCCAGAACCTGCgagaggagctgaagaagaccCGTAAAAAGGCCCAGGAGCTGGCGGTGGCCAACAGGACTAAACTGACCTCACTGCTGAAAGACAAGACCATCAGTACAGATGACCGGGCTGAGTATGAGCGCCTGTGGGTGCTGTTCTCTAGCAGCATGGAGCTTCTGGAAGTGGACATGAAAAGGTCCCTGGAGATAGCGCAGGATTTCCCTCTCAAGGTGCCGACGAGGCACCTTATCCAAACGGGGATGACCGGCAGCACCAGCACGGTGGCGGCTCGGGCCATGAGCGTGCAGAATATGAAATATGAGGCGGACAGCAACATCGACACAGCGGACCTCAAAGACCTGCAAACTGAGATCACCCAAGTGAGCCagatgatggaggagatggagatgaAGGTACAAGTGGCGCCGTGGGCCGTCGTTGCCAAACAGGAAGCAGGCGCCGAGCTCAAGTCCAACATGAGTGTAGGAAATTCCTCCGTGGGCGTCATCTCCATCTGCGAAGAGGAGCCCAAAGATGATGAAGGTGGAGGCACCAGGGAAGGTGGTTTTGCGTCAGTCGGGGCTGTGATTGTATTCGTTGTCATTATTGCAGTGGCCCTGGTTCTGGGATATTTGGTCGTCAATATGTAA
- the LOC121643419 gene encoding uncharacterized protein LOC121643419, with product MLERQHNVKSPEKVLHIDTYGITSVWNGKVPRFRWDPSKYQLLFGVVNEHHHWFLVVIYPSQNKTLLLDPLGETAAKLKRCQDASRALMRRKGIHVSRWKCDTVPHPHQPDSTSCGVFAIVFAEKILYNQPVTFPASPKDVSDLWWQIATTLLRDSDDLTNLCLHCGEASVDGSPEEQLTWISCDACGRWFHHDCVGQPKMEEPFKCTAC from the exons ATGCTTGAGAGGCAGCACAATGTGAAGTCACCAGAGAAGGTTCTTCATATTGATACATATGGAATAACATCCGTATGGAATGGAAAAGTTCCACGATTCAGG TGGGACCCTTCAAAATATCAGTTGCTGTTTGGAGTTGTGAATGAACACCATCACTGGTTTCTGGTT GTGATATATCCATCACAGAACAAGACGCTCCTCCTGGATCCACTTGGAGAAACTGCTGCCAAGTTAAAAAGGTGCCAGGATGCATCAAG GGCACTCATGAGGAGAAAAGGGATACATGTGTCAAGGTGGAAATGTGACACAGTGCCTCATCCCCACCAACCAGACAGCACGTCCTGTGGTGTTTTTGCCATTGTG TTTGCAGAGAAAATCTTATACAATCAGCCAGTCACATTTCCTGCTTCCCCAAAGGATGTGTCAGATTTGTGGTGGCAGATTGCCACGACTCTTCTCAGAGATTCAG ATGACCTGACAAACCTGTGTCTTCACTGTGGGGAGGCCAGTGTGGATGGCAGTCCAGAGGAACAACTGACTTGG ATCTCATGTGATGCCTGTGGAAGGTGGTTCCACCATGACTGTGTTGGACAACCAAAGATGGAGGAACCATTCAAGTGTACAGCATGCTGA